A stretch of Kyrpidia spormannii DNA encodes these proteins:
- a CDS encoding CaiB/BaiF CoA transferase family protein yields MIAPMQSAALPLAGVRVLDLSRVLAGPFCTMLLGDLGADVVKVESPRGGDETRAWGPPFVGEVSAYYLCANRNKRSIAVNLKTPEGLEIIRRLAAESDVVIENFRPGKAEELGVGYSQLKEVRPDLVYCSISGFGQTGPYRNLPGYDFIVQAMSGLMSITGEADGRPMKVGVAVADVFTGLFAALGIVSALRVKERTGVGQYIDLALMDVQIAVMVNVASNYLVGGNVPRRYGNQHPNIVPYQTFEAADGEIAVAVGNDRQFRRLCEAMGVPEWAEDPRFATNDRRVENRDVLIPMLQERFRTRTGREWMTALAEHEIPCGPIQTMDQVFADPQVQAREMVRRLVHPSAGEVPVVANPLKLSETPVQIRRHPPDLGEHTEEILLELGYTLEQIEALEAGGSVRRGRSRGPAPGDGASGQRPESDSR; encoded by the coding sequence ATGATCGCTCCAATGCAGTCGGCGGCCTTGCCCCTGGCCGGGGTGCGGGTACTGGACTTGTCGCGGGTCCTGGCCGGACCTTTTTGCACCATGCTCTTGGGGGATCTGGGAGCGGATGTGGTGAAGGTGGAGTCTCCCCGGGGCGGGGATGAAACCCGGGCGTGGGGGCCGCCCTTCGTGGGAGAGGTGAGTGCCTATTACCTGTGCGCCAACCGCAACAAACGGTCCATCGCCGTAAACCTGAAAACGCCCGAGGGGTTGGAGATCATCCGGCGCTTGGCGGCTGAGAGCGACGTGGTGATTGAGAATTTTCGCCCGGGGAAGGCCGAGGAGCTGGGGGTAGGGTATTCCCAGCTCAAAGAGGTGCGGCCGGACCTGGTGTACTGCTCCATCAGTGGATTCGGCCAAACCGGGCCGTACCGGAACCTGCCCGGATATGATTTTATCGTCCAGGCGATGTCAGGACTCATGAGCATCACCGGGGAGGCGGACGGGCGGCCGATGAAAGTCGGAGTGGCGGTGGCCGATGTGTTCACCGGGCTGTTCGCCGCCCTGGGGATCGTGTCGGCGCTGCGGGTGAAGGAGCGAACCGGGGTGGGGCAGTACATCGACCTGGCGCTGATGGATGTGCAGATCGCCGTCATGGTGAACGTCGCCAGCAATTACTTGGTGGGCGGCAATGTCCCCCGGAGGTATGGCAATCAACACCCGAACATCGTGCCGTATCAAACTTTTGAGGCGGCGGACGGGGAGATCGCCGTGGCGGTCGGCAACGACCGGCAATTCCGGCGGTTGTGCGAAGCGATGGGGGTGCCGGAGTGGGCGGAGGATCCCCGGTTTGCCACGAATGACCGCCGGGTGGAGAATCGCGACGTGCTGATCCCCATGCTTCAGGAGCGGTTCCGAACGCGGACGGGGCGGGAGTGGATGACGGCTCTGGCGGAGCACGAGATTCCTTGTGGTCCCATCCAGACGATGGACCAGGTGTTCGCCGATCCCCAGGTTCAGGCCCGAGAGATGGTGCGCCGTCTGGTCCATCCGTCCGCCGGGGAGGTGCCGGTGGTGGCGAATCCGTTAAAATTGTCGGAAACTCCGGTGCAGATCCGGCGGCATCCTCCGGATCTGGGGGAGCATACCGAGGAGATCTTATTGGAACTCGGCTATACGCTGGAGCAAATTGAAGCTCTGGAGGCGGGTGGAAGCGTTCGCCGGGGCAGGAGCAGGGGGCCGGCGCCGGGGGACGGGGCTTCCGGGCAGAGGCCCGAATCCGACTCGCGGTAG
- a CDS encoding acyl-CoA dehydrogenase family protein → MLDFSLTEEQIAVRDMVRDFVDKEILPYIKEWDENHHFERSVLDKLAKLGLMGVCIPQAYGGAGMDYNTLALVCEELERGDTAFRTAVSVHTGLNSMTLLQWGTEEQKQKYLVPQAKGEKLGAFGLTEPGAGSDVASMQTTAVRDGKGYRLNGSKIWISLADVADHFLVFAYTDKSKKHHGITAFIVERTWEGFSSRPIKGKLGIRAGNTGEIIFEDLWVPEENRLGEEGEGFKIAMSALDNGRFTVAAGACGTIQACLEASLKYSHERETFGKEIGRHQLVQQMIAKMAANLEISRLLVWKAGWLKNQGQRCTREVSLAKWVACDAAWEAASDAVQIHGAYGYSNEYPVERYLRNAKAPVIYEGTREIHTIMQAEYALRYREDKPLNKMLPSWPFEVDGERE, encoded by the coding sequence ATGCTGGATTTTAGTTTGACAGAAGAGCAGATTGCCGTTCGCGATATGGTGCGGGACTTTGTGGACAAGGAGATTCTGCCCTACATCAAAGAGTGGGATGAGAACCATCATTTTGAGCGCAGCGTCCTGGACAAGCTGGCGAAGCTCGGCCTGATGGGCGTGTGCATTCCCCAGGCCTACGGCGGGGCGGGGATGGATTACAATACCCTGGCTCTGGTGTGTGAAGAGTTGGAGCGGGGGGACACGGCGTTTCGCACCGCGGTGTCGGTGCACACCGGGCTGAATTCCATGACTCTCCTGCAGTGGGGCACCGAGGAGCAAAAGCAAAAATATTTGGTTCCCCAGGCGAAAGGGGAGAAACTGGGGGCCTTTGGCCTGACCGAGCCCGGGGCCGGGTCGGACGTGGCGTCGATGCAGACCACGGCGGTGCGGGACGGCAAGGGGTACCGGTTGAACGGGTCGAAAATTTGGATCTCCTTGGCGGATGTGGCGGATCATTTTCTGGTGTTCGCCTATACGGATAAATCCAAGAAACACCACGGGATCACGGCATTTATCGTCGAGCGGACCTGGGAAGGGTTCAGCAGCCGGCCGATCAAAGGGAAACTCGGCATCCGGGCCGGGAATACCGGGGAGATCATTTTTGAGGATCTGTGGGTGCCCGAAGAGAACCGGTTGGGTGAAGAGGGCGAGGGGTTCAAGATCGCCATGTCGGCCCTGGACAACGGGCGGTTCACCGTGGCGGCGGGGGCCTGTGGGACGATTCAGGCCTGCCTGGAGGCGTCGCTGAAATACAGCCACGAGCGGGAGACCTTTGGGAAGGAGATCGGGCGGCACCAGCTGGTGCAGCAGATGATCGCGAAGATGGCGGCGAACCTGGAGATCTCCCGGCTTCTGGTGTGGAAGGCGGGTTGGCTGAAAAATCAAGGGCAACGCTGCACCCGGGAGGTGTCCCTGGCCAAATGGGTGGCCTGCGACGCGGCTTGGGAGGCGGCCAGCGACGCGGTGCAGATCCACGGGGCGTACGGATACTCGAACGAATACCCGGTGGAACGGTATCTGCGCAACGCCAAGGCGCCTGTGATCTACGAGGGGACCCGGGAGATCCACACAATTATGCAGGCGGAGTACGCATTGAGATACCGGGAGGACAAGCCGCTGAACAAGATGTTGCCCTCCTGGCCCTTTGAGGTGGACGGGGAGCGGGAGTGA
- a CDS encoding helix-turn-helix domain-containing protein, which produces MCIFVRDLTPEEGNKLVKIARKGSNPVEVRRALAVLASAQKMKVPEISELYHLSQEHIRHIIHAFNQHGFEALKPRYKGGRPRTFTEEQRAAIIELAQIPPNTLGLPFTHWSLSKLKEEAERRGIVTSISIETIRVILEEADITY; this is translated from the coding sequence ATGTGCATCTTTGTCCGAGACCTGACACCTGAAGAGGGCAACAAACTTGTGAAGATTGCTCGCAAAGGATCCAACCCCGTTGAAGTGCGACGGGCTTTAGCCGTGTTGGCTTCCGCTCAAAAGATGAAGGTGCCGGAGATCTCCGAGTTGTATCACCTCTCTCAGGAGCACATTCGTCATATTATTCATGCCTTCAATCAGCATGGATTCGAGGCCTTAAAGCCTCGGTACAAGGGCGGACGACCGCGGACCTTTACCGAAGAACAAAGAGCCGCGATCATTGAGTTGGCCCAGATCCCGCCAAACACCCTGGGTTTGCCCTTTACCCATTGGTCACTGTCCAAGCTCAAAGAGGAGGCCGAAAGGCGGGGCATCGTGACCTCTATTAGCATTGAGACTATCCGTGTCATTCTGGAGGAAGCCGACATCACCTACTAG
- a CDS encoding IS630 family transposase, which produces MQSLYRNPPKDGRVICVDEFGPLSIQPFSGCGWYPKSRPDRLPATYRRTHGVRHLFAALDLKADKLYGHVSSSKKHQDILRFLKVLRRRYHRSERLYVVLDNFSPHKHRTVTEWAAENNVELVFTPTQASWLNRIECHFAPLRSFVLRGSHYPNHEALATAIRSYLRWRNKHTAMPDFYVSKRRSRFSEGALV; this is translated from the coding sequence ATCCAGTCGCTCTACCGGAATCCGCCCAAAGACGGACGGGTCATCTGCGTTGACGAGTTTGGACCGTTGTCCATTCAGCCGTTTTCCGGTTGCGGATGGTACCCGAAAAGTCGGCCCGATCGATTGCCGGCAACGTACCGCCGCACCCACGGGGTGAGGCACTTGTTTGCGGCTCTAGATCTGAAAGCGGATAAACTGTACGGGCACGTCTCATCCAGCAAGAAGCACCAGGATATTCTGCGTTTTCTCAAGGTGCTCCGCCGGCGGTATCACCGGTCTGAACGGCTGTACGTGGTCTTGGACAATTTTTCACCTCACAAGCATCGTACTGTGACTGAGTGGGCTGCAGAAAACAATGTAGAACTGGTTTTTACACCGACCCAGGCGTCATGGTTGAACCGAATCGAATGCCATTTTGCGCCGTTACGATCGTTTGTGTTGCGTGGGAGTCACTATCCAAATCACGAGGCGTTGGCCACAGCGATCCGGTCGTACCTGCGTTGGCGAAACAAGCACACCGCCATGCCAGACTTCTACGTGAGCAAAAGAAGATCAAGGTTCTCTGAAGGGGCACTAGTTTGA
- a CDS encoding flavin reductase family protein: MIVVPPTAGREEDDGYTELRFCFGRFATGVTVVTYEFGGGPHGITVNSFTSVSLDPPLLLGSIDRRAKACNSLDGAPFTVNVLTSGQQELAMHFAGRPQPDVSLEWEMGERAPRLFWVLAWMECVPWRRYDGGDHVLYTGKIIRYDYCDDQPLIFFTGNFGILPFAAKETRRAGRRRRPPQRRVRCGCWRRQF; this comes from the coding sequence ATGATCGTTGTACCACCAACTGCAGGCCGGGAGGAAGATGATGGATACACAGAGTTGCGTTTCTGTTTTGGGCGATTTGCCACGGGTGTGACCGTGGTTACATATGAGTTCGGTGGGGGACCCCACGGAATAACGGTCAACTCCTTCACGTCGGTGTCTTTGGATCCGCCGTTGCTTCTGGGGTCCATTGATCGGCGGGCCAAAGCTTGCAATTCGCTGGACGGAGCTCCCTTCACTGTAAATGTCCTCACATCCGGCCAACAGGAGTTGGCGATGCATTTTGCAGGCAGACCGCAACCGGACGTTTCGCTTGAATGGGAAATGGGTGAGCGGGCTCCGAGGTTGTTCTGGGTTCTTGCATGGATGGAGTGTGTTCCGTGGCGCAGGTACGACGGAGGTGACCACGTTCTCTATACCGGGAAAATCATCCGTTACGATTATTGTGATGATCAACCGCTGATCTTTTTCACGGGGAATTTTGGGATCCTCCCTTTTGCCGCAAAGGAAACGAGAAGAGCCGGGAGGAGGCGTCGACCGCCGCAGAGACGGGTACGTTGCGGATGTTGGCGGAGACAGTTTTGA
- a CDS encoding 4-hydroxyphenylacetate 3-hydroxylase family protein: MAVNLTLSRPLTGQEYLESLRDSREVWIYGERVKDVTTHPAFRNSARMLARMYDALHDPDYQDVLLTDTDTGNSGKTHPFFKAPKSAHDLVAARDAIMAWQRISYGWMGRSPDYKASFLGTLAVNSEFYKPFDENAKSWYKRAQEQVLFLNHAIVNPPVDRNKPPHEVSDVFMRVTKETDGGIYVSGAKVVATGSALTHANFMAPFATLPVQKEEFALTVIVPMDTPGVKLLCRPSYEYTAAVMGSPFDYPLSSRLDENDAVLIFDNVFVPWEDVLTYRDVEKANQFFPMSGFVPRFTFHGCTRLVVKLELIAGLLIKALESTGAKDFRGVQARLGEVIAWRHLFYSITEAMAHAPVPWIGEYVNPDVRHAQAYRVFAPIAYPRIKEIIETDVASALVYMNSNAVDFKTPEIRPYLDKYLRGSNGYDAVSKMKVMKALWDAVGSEFGSRHELYERNYAGNYENIRLETLLFAQAMQDVDSYVKFAETMMNEYDIDGWTVEDLINPDDVNLHLKKLKK; encoded by the coding sequence ATGGCGGTTAATTTAACTTTGAGTCGTCCCCTGACGGGGCAGGAGTATCTGGAGAGTTTGCGCGACAGCCGGGAAGTATGGATTTACGGAGAAAGGGTCAAGGATGTGACCACCCATCCCGCGTTCCGCAATTCGGCGAGAATGCTGGCACGCATGTATGACGCCCTTCATGATCCCGATTATCAGGATGTCCTACTGACCGACACCGACACGGGCAACAGCGGAAAGACGCACCCATTTTTTAAGGCGCCCAAAAGTGCCCACGATCTGGTTGCGGCCCGGGATGCAATCATGGCCTGGCAACGGATCAGCTATGGATGGATGGGGCGCAGTCCGGACTATAAAGCGAGTTTTCTCGGAACACTGGCTGTTAATTCCGAGTTCTATAAACCATTTGATGAAAATGCAAAAAGCTGGTATAAGCGTGCCCAAGAACAGGTGCTGTTCTTGAACCATGCGATCGTGAATCCTCCGGTGGACCGGAACAAGCCACCTCACGAGGTTAGCGACGTGTTCATGCGCGTGACGAAAGAAACGGATGGCGGCATTTACGTAAGCGGCGCCAAAGTGGTGGCAACTGGATCAGCTCTGACCCACGCCAACTTTATGGCGCCCTTCGCAACGTTGCCGGTTCAGAAAGAAGAGTTCGCCTTGACGGTTATCGTTCCGATGGACACCCCTGGAGTTAAGTTACTTTGTCGCCCCTCATATGAATACACGGCCGCCGTTATGGGCAGCCCGTTCGATTATCCGTTGTCCAGCCGTTTGGATGAGAACGATGCCGTGTTGATTTTTGACAATGTTTTTGTCCCTTGGGAAGACGTCTTGACCTACCGCGATGTGGAGAAGGCAAACCAGTTTTTCCCGATGTCGGGGTTTGTCCCCCGTTTTACATTCCACGGCTGCACTCGACTTGTCGTGAAACTCGAACTGATCGCCGGGTTGCTCATTAAGGCGCTTGAGTCAACCGGAGCAAAAGATTTTCGCGGGGTGCAGGCCCGGCTGGGTGAAGTCATCGCTTGGCGGCACCTGTTCTACTCCATCACCGAGGCTATGGCCCACGCTCCCGTTCCTTGGATCGGTGAGTACGTCAACCCGGACGTTCGCCATGCACAGGCCTATCGTGTCTTTGCACCAATAGCCTATCCCCGCATTAAAGAAATTATTGAGACGGATGTGGCTAGTGCCTTGGTGTATATGAACTCGAATGCGGTCGATTTCAAAACCCCCGAGATTCGCCCCTATTTAGATAAGTATCTGCGGGGTTCAAACGGGTACGATGCCGTTTCAAAGATGAAGGTGATGAAAGCGCTCTGGGATGCCGTGGGGAGTGAGTTCGGCAGCCGACATGAGCTGTATGAGCGAAACTATGCCGGGAATTACGAAAACATTCGCTTAGAAACCTTGCTTTTTGCCCAAGCCATGCAAGATGTGGATAGCTACGTCAAGTTCGCCGAGACAATGATGAATGAATACGATATAGACGGGTGGACGGTGGAGGACCTCATAAATCCGGACGATGTGAATCTTCATCTTAAAAAGTTAAAGAAGTAG
- a CDS encoding transposase produces the protein MFDALVKALSEELPEFGRRLAMDSKTIASWASRPSKEKKEDGRRDLDAAYGVKTYRGSREDGGTWEKVVRWFGYKLHLVVDAKHELPVAYTVTKGSRSDVKEGHVLLDKLEKRHPEMLKKAEVLTADRGYDDSKLLSRCWDEYEIKPVIDTRRLWKDGEQTRLLPGHTNVVYDERGAVYCYCPETGGRRRMSNGGFEKDRGTLKEGCPAKAYGVTCKGREQCPVAGGVRVALAVDRRIFTPIARESYKWAKEYRYRTAVGRVNRRLNVSFGFERHTVRGLGKMRLRCGLALCVMLAMALGRVREKRQERMRSLVRSVS, from the coding sequence ATGTTCGACGCGTTGGTGAAAGCCCTGAGTGAGGAGCTTCCGGAGTTCGGGCGTCGTTTGGCGATGGACAGTAAGACGATCGCCTCGTGGGCGTCCCGTCCCTCGAAAGAAAAGAAGGAAGACGGACGGCGGGATCTGGATGCAGCATACGGGGTAAAAACCTATCGTGGGTCGCGCGAGGATGGGGGGACATGGGAGAAAGTGGTTCGGTGGTTTGGCTATAAGCTCCACCTGGTGGTCGACGCCAAGCATGAATTGCCTGTGGCGTATACGGTGACCAAGGGGTCGCGCTCCGACGTCAAAGAAGGACATGTCCTGCTGGATAAGCTGGAGAAACGACATCCCGAGATGTTGAAAAAGGCAGAGGTCCTGACGGCCGATCGGGGGTACGACGACTCGAAACTCCTGAGTCGCTGCTGGGATGAGTATGAGATCAAGCCCGTGATCGACACGAGGCGGCTGTGGAAAGATGGAGAGCAAACGCGGTTATTACCAGGACATACGAACGTGGTGTATGACGAGCGGGGAGCGGTGTACTGTTACTGTCCAGAGACAGGGGGCCGGCGGCGGATGAGCAACGGCGGATTTGAAAAAGATCGGGGGACGCTGAAGGAAGGTTGCCCAGCCAAGGCGTACGGGGTCACGTGTAAAGGGCGGGAACAGTGCCCCGTGGCCGGAGGGGTGCGGGTGGCGCTCGCGGTGGACCGACGGATATTCACCCCGATTGCCCGGGAGAGCTACAAATGGGCGAAGGAATACCGGTACAGGACCGCGGTGGGACGGGTGAACCGCCGATTGAACGTCTCGTTTGGGTTTGAACGGCACACCGTTCGAGGGCTGGGGAAGATGCGGTTACGCTGCGGCTTGGCTTTGTGCGTGATGCTGGCGATGGCATTGGGGAGGGTGCGGGAGAAGCGGCAAGAACGCATGAGGAGCTTGGTTCGAAGCGTGTCCTAA
- a CDS encoding IS630 family transposase produces MQSLYRNPPKDGRVICVDEFGPLSIQPFSGCGWYPKSRPDRLPATYRRTHGVRHLFAALDLKADKLYGHVSSSKKHQDILRFLKVLRRRYHRSERLYVVLDNFSPHKHRTVTEWAAENNVELVFTPTQASWLNRIECHFAPLRSFVLRGSHYPNHEALATAIRSYLRWRNKHTAMPDFYVSKRRSRFSEGALVPGTTVTTYRSLYTGGFFRAALPDSSHVPWPSPVHTRLGFLLSFSGLN; encoded by the coding sequence ATCCAGTCGCTCTACCGGAATCCGCCCAAAGACGGACGGGTCATCTGCGTTGACGAGTTTGGACCGTTGTCCATTCAGCCGTTTTCCGGTTGCGGATGGTACCCGAAAAGTCGGCCCGATCGATTGCCGGCAACGTACCGCCGCACCCACGGGGTGAGGCACTTGTTTGCGGCTCTAGATCTGAAAGCGGATAAACTGTACGGGCACGTCTCATCCAGCAAGAAGCACCAGGATATTCTGCGTTTTCTCAAGGTGCTCCGCCGGCGGTATCACCGGTCTGAACGGCTGTACGTGGTCTTGGACAATTTTTCACCTCACAAGCATCGTACTGTGACTGAGTGGGCTGCAGAAAACAATGTAGAACTGGTTTTTACACCGACCCAGGCGTCATGGTTGAACCGAATCGAATGCCATTTTGCGCCGTTACGATCGTTTGTGTTGCGTGGGAGTCACTATCCAAATCACGAGGCGTTGGCCACAGCGATCCGGTCGTACCTGCGTTGGCGAAACAAGCACACCGCCATGCCAGACTTCTACGTGAGCAAAAGAAGATCAAGGTTCTCTGAAGGGGCACTAGTTCCAGGCACAACTGTCACTACATACCGCTCCCTCTACACCGGAGGATTCTTCCGTGCTGCCCTTCCAGATTCTTCACACGTTCCATGGCCTTCGCCGGTGCACACGCGGCTCGGCTTCCTCTTGTCCTTTTCGGGTCTAAATTAA
- a CDS encoding gluconate 2-dehydrogenase subunit 3 family protein: MAESEVKEKKISRRDFLKTAGWAVGGLVVGGVVGGSLVAGLDKGQVVQTGGSISVDYGNALMYFSKEQFQVVEAAVERIFPKDENGPGAKELGIAFFIDHQLAGSWGNNAKEYMLPPFFPGSPTQGYQGQLRHQQIFDAGVQGLDDYCVKHYGKPFVQLDPNQQDSVLEACEKDQIPLKGVSSAYFFSLFRLVTLEGAYADPMYGGNRNMAGWKMKHYPGNQMSYANVVDKNGLVNLEPKSLRDHLV, encoded by the coding sequence ATGGCCGAGTCCGAGGTTAAAGAGAAAAAAATTTCCCGCCGAGATTTTTTGAAAACTGCTGGGTGGGCCGTGGGGGGACTAGTGGTAGGAGGAGTTGTCGGGGGGAGCTTGGTTGCCGGCCTCGACAAGGGGCAAGTAGTCCAAACGGGCGGTTCCATCTCCGTGGATTACGGCAACGCACTCATGTACTTCTCTAAAGAGCAGTTTCAAGTTGTTGAGGCTGCGGTGGAGCGTATTTTCCCAAAAGATGAAAATGGTCCGGGGGCCAAGGAGCTAGGCATTGCATTTTTTATTGATCATCAATTGGCTGGATCGTGGGGCAACAATGCGAAAGAGTACATGTTACCGCCATTTTTCCCGGGCAGCCCGACTCAAGGGTATCAAGGTCAACTGAGACATCAACAGATTTTTGATGCCGGTGTACAAGGACTTGACGACTACTGCGTCAAACACTACGGCAAGCCCTTTGTTCAACTTGACCCCAATCAGCAAGACTCGGTGCTCGAAGCCTGCGAGAAAGATCAGATTCCATTAAAAGGGGTATCGAGTGCGTACTTCTTTTCCTTGTTCCGACTGGTAACCTTGGAAGGGGCGTACGCCGATCCTATGTACGGCGGCAATCGAAACATGGCTGGGTGGAAAATGAAGCACTATCCCGGCAACCAAATGTCGTATGCCAACGTTGTCGACAAAAACGGATTGGTAAATCTCGAACCAAAAAGTCTGAGAGATCATCTTGTGTAG
- a CDS encoding GMC family oxidoreductase, whose amino-acid sequence MPTKLPKTDVVVVGVGWTGGIIAAELTKQGLKVVGLERGKERTTKDYYMVHDELRYAFHYELMQDLSRETVTFRNNEQMRALPMRRYGSFLPGENLGGAGVHWNGMTFRFLPYDFQIYSKTVERYGKNKIPDGMTIQDWGITYDELEPYYDKFEKMAGISGEENPLGAKRSSPYPNPPMKETPLLTLFKQAAKSLNLHPYMSPSANLSQNYTNPDGISRVACQYCGFCERFGCEYGAKADPVVTVLPVAQKSGNFTLVTFANVLRIIHDGKTAAGVVYVDTRTGEEFEQPADIVVLTSYVLNNTRLLLLSKIGRPYDPHTGQGVIGKNYCYQTMGAAAQGFFENKQFNLFAGAGALAMCLDDFNGDNFDHSSLKFIHGANISVSQTGLRPIANNPILPGTKSWGKDFKAQSIRYANSVFSVGAQGASMPHRYHYLDLDPIYKDIYGQPLLRITFDFEDQERELVAFLGQQTEKIAKAMGADKVVTNTKLGPYNIVPYQSTHNTGGVIMGADPRTSAVNHYLQMWDMENLFVVGASAFAHNSGYNPTGTVGALAYRAAEGILKYHKNGGSLA is encoded by the coding sequence ATGCCGACCAAATTGCCCAAAACCGATGTGGTCGTTGTCGGCGTCGGATGGACCGGAGGTATTATTGCAGCTGAATTGACCAAACAAGGTCTGAAGGTCGTGGGATTAGAGCGGGGAAAAGAAAGAACTACAAAGGATTATTACATGGTCCACGACGAGCTACGTTATGCGTTCCACTATGAATTGATGCAGGACCTGTCGAGAGAGACAGTTACCTTCAGAAACAATGAGCAGATGCGGGCCTTGCCCATGCGTCGTTACGGATCATTTTTGCCGGGCGAGAACCTCGGTGGTGCTGGAGTCCATTGGAACGGTATGACATTTCGTTTTCTGCCCTATGACTTTCAGATTTATAGCAAAACGGTAGAGCGATATGGAAAAAACAAGATCCCTGACGGAATGACGATCCAGGATTGGGGGATCACCTATGACGAACTTGAACCGTATTACGACAAATTCGAGAAAATGGCCGGGATTTCAGGGGAAGAAAACCCGCTGGGGGCAAAACGGTCCAGTCCGTATCCCAACCCACCGATGAAAGAGACCCCTTTGCTGACGTTGTTTAAGCAGGCGGCAAAATCTCTGAATCTTCACCCGTATATGTCTCCTTCTGCAAATTTGAGTCAAAATTACACAAATCCGGATGGCATTTCACGAGTCGCTTGTCAGTATTGCGGGTTTTGTGAACGATTCGGCTGCGAGTATGGTGCAAAGGCCGACCCAGTTGTCACGGTATTGCCTGTTGCCCAGAAATCTGGAAATTTTACCCTAGTGACCTTTGCTAATGTCCTCCGGATCATTCACGATGGGAAAACGGCCGCCGGTGTCGTGTATGTAGATACTCGGACTGGGGAAGAGTTTGAACAGCCTGCCGATATTGTCGTGCTAACAAGCTATGTTCTCAACAATACCCGGTTGCTTCTTCTCTCCAAAATTGGACGTCCCTATGATCCACACACCGGCCAGGGGGTGATCGGCAAGAATTACTGTTACCAAACAATGGGGGCTGCCGCCCAAGGCTTTTTCGAAAACAAGCAGTTCAATCTGTTTGCCGGTGCTGGGGCTTTGGCCATGTGTTTGGATGACTTCAACGGAGATAATTTTGATCACTCGTCCCTCAAATTTATACACGGTGCCAACATCTCAGTGAGTCAGACGGGACTTCGTCCCATTGCAAACAATCCGATATTGCCAGGGACGAAATCGTGGGGGAAAGATTTCAAGGCCCAATCGATTCGATACGCGAACAGCGTTTTCAGTGTCGGGGCACAAGGAGCGAGCATGCCACATCGCTATCATTACCTGGATCTCGATCCAATTTACAAGGATATCTACGGTCAACCGCTTCTGCGGATCACTTTCGATTTTGAGGACCAGGAGAGGGAATTGGTCGCGTTTCTGGGCCAACAGACGGAGAAGATCGCCAAGGCTATGGGGGCGGATAAGGTGGTGACAAACACCAAACTTGGGCCCTATAACATCGTGCCTTACCAGTCAACCCATAATACCGGCGGTGTGATCATGGGCGCGGACCCGCGTACCTCGGCGGTTAACCATTATCTGCAGATGTGGGACATGGAGAACCTTTTTGTAGTTGGTGCCTCCGCATTTGCCCATAACAGTGGGTACAATCCCACGGGTACCGTCGGGGCCCTGGCGTATAGAGCGGCAGAGGGAATCTTGAAATACCACAAAAATGGCGGCAGTTTGGCATGA
- a CDS encoding twin-arginine translocase TatA/TatE family subunit, protein MANIGIPGLILILIVALVVFGPAKLPQLGRAVGETFREIRRSTQSIVLEEETVGTEKKAD, encoded by the coding sequence ATGGCCAATATCGGTATCCCAGGGCTCATACTCATTCTGATTGTGGCTTTAGTGGTATTCGGGCCGGCAAAACTGCCACAATTGGGACGCGCCGTGGGCGAGACCTTTCGGGAGATCAGGCGTTCCACACAGTCCATCGTTTTGGAGGAAGAAACTGTAGGAACGGAGAAAAAAGCCGATTAG